In Sceloporus undulatus isolate JIND9_A2432 ecotype Alabama chromosome 7, SceUnd_v1.1, whole genome shotgun sequence, one DNA window encodes the following:
- the LOC121937012 gene encoding phospholipid-transporting ATPase ABCA1-like, translating to MGFGIQLALLMWKNFTYRRRQKLQLVIEILWPLFLFFILISVRRTDPPFEQHECHFPNKALPSAGTLPWIQGIFCNANNPCFRYPTAGETPGVVENFNHSIISRLFADAQKMLRRLNDQKTQTSLSQLLSILRRLGNHGSSRSALEVRDYLKENETFSQFLRTNASFSPALAEELLGAQLNLRVFSLAGTPLQQIVCNASLLPEFLVIEDAKAAERVQQGLCALPGTTLQALERTFFSQVDWVKVLAERLSSRSVDVANAVEAFRVFLQGTDSLAKEVSSSTSFEEFRAALRVFSGQDGTLTPQQVFETVSRVICGHPERGGLKIPSLNWYEDNDIKSFLGRNDSVKKTVALDNSTSPFCKDLVQMLESSPLTRILWRGIKPLFVGKILYTPSTPATQKVMAEVNQTFRNLAVLGEVKGAWDELGPQIYTFMNTSLELGVIQNFLETPGVAQLLEQQLQGTSWNLSTVKDFLSPDVKSEGYTWRKAYAQVDEAIRMLSQFLECVSLNKIEAVASEEQLIMRAMQLLEDRQFWAGVVFLPPDNQSEMAADLPPHVHFKIRMDIDDVTRTNKIKDRFWDPGPAADPFDDLRYIWGGFVYIQDLVEQAVIRVLAGRSASQQRSGIYVQQMPYPCYVDDIFLRVLNRSLPLFMTLAWIYSVAMIIKGVVHEKEARLKETMKIMGLSSATLWLSWFLSSFIPFLISASLLVLILKVGDILPYSDPAVVFLFLGTFAVATISQCFLISTFFSRANLASACGGIVYFSFYLPYVLCVAWRDHITFPLRLLASLLSPVAFGFGCEYFSLYEEQGVGLQWHNLNASPVEGDRYTFATSGGLLLLDAFLYGVATWYIEGVFPGQYGIPKPWNFPILKSYWFGDSSSDGSPYPIPMNLSNSAEVIVEEPPSHLKVGVSIRNLVKIYHSSSKIAVNGLSLDFYEGQITSFLGHNGAGKTTTMSILTGLLPPSSGTAYIMGRDICSEMDTIRKTVGMCPQHNVLFDILTVEEHIWFYGRLKGLSGQQVEGEMEQIIQDVGLPHKRREQTKRLSGGMQRKLSVAIAFVGGSKVVILDEPTAGVDPYSRRGIWELLLKYRAGRTVILSTHYMEEADLLGDRVAIISQGRLCCCGSSLFLKTKLGTGYYLTLVKREADSGTTNGVVLANEKACSDSEMSCDTGLGSEQNSEATAPDVHQLTLLIQRLVPGSKLVEDIGQELLYVLPYSGAKDGTFGELFQELDARLAELGISGYGISDTSLEEIFLKVAEDTNVDATGDPEVPPQAPRMATPTSTSTLKSLSEETDVADAELAKGHKKEEAKETDLLRGVSPQTSFRLTGWSLIWQQLRALFTKRLLYAQRSRRGFFAQIVLPAVFVCIALFFSLIVPPFGKYPPLRLEPWMYGPQFTFFSDDSPGDPGSAHLLKALLDDPGFGTKCMKDKAELKDPCPRPASHTEQSFETPDVPDSVMEVFKKGNWTLANPSPECVCSSSASRKMLPDCPEAAGGLPPPQMQRNTGDILHNLTGRNISDYLVKTYPKVIRKELRNKKWVNEQWYGGLSLGVRKLEDLPSSKEVANAMKEIRQLFAVPKGSSLDRLLSNLTGFVDGLETRQNLKVWFNNKGWHAMVSFVNVASNGLLRASLPAGAEHSHYGITAINHPLNLTKEQLSQAAIMATSVDVLVSICVMFAMSFVPASFVLFLIEERVTKSKHLQFVSGMKPIVYWLGNFAWDMCNYLVPAILVVLIFLCFQQKSYVSAANLPSLILLLLLYGWSITPLMYPASFFFSIPSTAYVALTCVNLFIGINGSVATFVLELFTDQTLNRVNVVLKKVFLIFPHFCLGRGLIDMVKNQAMADAFERFGDQKFVSPLSWELVGKNIFAMAIEGVFFFCFTILMQYKFFIHLRLFPVKLPPLEKEDEDVAKERRRITSGAPRGDILVLQDLTKVYRRSKKPAVDRLCLGIPAGECFGLLGVNGAGKTSTFKMLTGDSEVTSGKAFLKGYSVLKDLQMVHQNMGYCPQFDAINDLLTGREHLAFYCRLRGVPENEIPGVVKWGLSTLGLVQYADRPAGRYSGGNKRKLSTAIALIGAPPIIFLDEPTTGMDPRAKRFLWNCILGVIKDGRSVVLTSHSMEECEALCTRMAIMVNGRFQCLGSVQHLKNKFGDGYTIILRISGTNPDTGPVEKFIQDSFPGIVLKEKHYCTLQYQLPSCNCSLAKIFGTLSAHRSDYHIEDYSVSQTTLDQVFVHFAKEQSDENTPGDLSATTHPEVTTRPWRKILGFLEDKNVQETRV from the exons ATGGGATTTGGCATCCAACTGGCGCTGCTGATGTGGAAGAACTTCACCTACCGCCGCAGGCAGAAG TTACAACTGGTCATCGAAATCCTCTGGCcgctcttcctctttttcatccTCATTTCAGTCCGTCGGACAGATCCACCATTTGAACAGCATGAAT GTCACTTCCCCAACAAGGCGCTTCCATCTGCCGGGACTTTGCCATGGATTCAGGGCATCTTTTGTAATGCAAACAACCCCTGCTTCCGGTATCCGACGGCTGGAGAGACCCCAGGTGTTGTGGAGAACTTCAACCATTCCAT TATCTCCCGTCTCTTTGCTGACGCCCAAAAGATGCTTCGCCGCTTGAACGACCAGAAAACTCAGACAAGTCTCTCTCAGCTCTTGTCCATCTTGCGCCGTctgggcaaccatggcagttcgCGTTCGG CCCTTGAGGTCAGGGACTACCTGAAAGAGAATGAGACCTTTTCCCAGTTCCTCCGGACCAATGCCTCCTTTTCGCCTGCCTTAGCGGAGGAACTACTTGGGGCTCAGCTCAACCTGCGTGTG TTCTCCCTTGCTGGCACGCCCTTGCAGCAAATTGTCTGCAACGCTTCTCTTCTCCCTGAATTTCTGGTAATTGAAGATGCCAAAGCTGCTGAGCGGGTGCAACAAGGGCTATGCGCCTTGCCTGGCACCACCCTTCAAGCCCTGGAGCGCACCTTCTTCTCCCAGGTGGATTGGGTCAAAGTCCTTGCG GAGCGTTTGAGCTCTCGATCGGTCGATGTGGCGAACGCGGTGGAAGCTTTCCGGGTTTTTCTCCAAGGAACTGACTCTTTAGCCAAGGAG GTGTCCTCCTCGACCAGCTTTGAGGAGTTCCGTGCAGCCCTCCGGGTTTTCTCTGGGCAAGATGGCACCTTGACCCCTCAACAAGTGTTTGAGACCGTGTCGCGTGTTATCTGTGGGCACCCAGAACGAGGAGGACTCAAGATCCCCTCTTTAAACTGGTATGAGGACAACGACATCAAGAGCTTCCTTGGTCGCAACGACTCCGTGAAGAAGACTGTCGCCTTGGACAATTCCACAA GTCCCTTCTGCAAAGATCTGGTGCAGATGTTGGAATCCAGTCCTCTGACGCGGATCTTATGGAGAGGAATCAAACCCCTGTTTGTTGGCAAAATATTATACACTCCTTCGACACCAGCCACACAGAAGGTGATGGCAGAG GTGAACCAGACTTTTCGGAATCTCGCCGTTTTGGGGGAAGTGAAGGGAGCTTGGGATGAGCTTGGACCCCAGATTTACACCTTCATGAATACAAGCCTAGAGCTGGGAGTGATACAG AATTTTCTGGAAACGCCAGGTGTGGCTCAGCTTTTGGAGCAGCAGCTCCAAGGGACGTCTTGGAATCTGTCGACTGTGAAGGATTTCCTATCGCCCGATGTCAAAAGCGAGGGCTATACTTGGCGCAAAGCCTATGCCCAAGTGGATGAAGCGATCCGGATGCTCTCCCAGTTCCTCGAG TGTGTCTCTCTGAACAAGATCGAGGCAGTGGCTTCGGAAGAGCAGCTTATCATGCGTGCCATGCAGTTGTTGGAGGATCGCCAGTTCTGGGCTGGAGTTGTCTTCTTGCCACCAGACAACCAGAGCGAGATGGCGGCAGATCTACCTCCTCATGTCCACTTCAAAATCCGAATGGACATCGACGATGTCACCCGCACCAACAAGATCAAGGACAG GTTTTGGGATCCGGGACCAGCCGCTGACCCCTTCGATGACCTACGCTACATCTGGGGTGGTTTCGTCTACATTCAGGACCTGGTGGAACAGGCTGTGATCCGGGTTCTTGCTGGCCGGTCGGCATCTCAACAGCGTAGTGGGATCTACGTTCAGCAGATGCCTTACCCTTGCTACGTTGATGACAT CTTCCTACGCGTCTTGAACCGTTCCTTGCCTCTCTTCATGACGTTGGCTTGGATCTACTCGGTGGCCATGATCATCAAAGGGGTGGTCCATGAGAAAGAAGCCCGGCTAAAGGAGACCATGAAGATCATGGGCCTCAGCAGCGCTACCCTCTGGCTGAGCTGGTTCCTGAGCAGTTTCATCCCGTTCCTCATCAGCGCATCTTTGCTGGTCCTCATCCTCAAG GTAGGAGACATCTTGCCCTACAGTGACCCTGCCGTAGTCTTCCTTTTCCTGGGCACCTTTGCAGTGGCGACCATCTCCCAGTGTTTCCTCATCAGCACGTTTTTCTCACGCGCCAACCTGGCGTCTGCCTGCGGAGGGATCGTCTACTTTTCCTTCTACCTCCCCTACGTCTTGTGCGTGGCTTGGCGGGACCACATCACTTTCCCTCTGAGGCTCTTGGCG AGTTTGTTGTCTCCAGTTGCTTTTGGCTTTGGGTGTGAGTATTTCTCCCTTTATGAGGAGCAAGGCGTGGGCCTCCAGTGGCACAACCTGAACGCAAGCCCCGTGGAAGGAGACCGTTACACCTTTGCCACTTCTGGCGGGTTGCTTCTCTTGGATGCCTTTCTCTATGGTGTGGCCACATGGTACATTGAAGGCGTGTTCCCAG GCCAGTATGGGATCCCAAAGCCTTGGAATTTTCCCATCCTAAAGAGTTACTGGTTTGGGGATTCCTCCAGCGATGGTTCCCCTTATCCCATTCCTATGAATCTTTCCAATTCCGCTGAAG TGATTGTGGAAGAGCCTCCATCTCACCTGAAGGTTGGCGTCTCCATCCGCAACCTGGTGAAGATTtaccacagcagcagcaaaattgCTGTTAACGGACTCAGCCTGGACTTCTACGAGGGGCAGATCACATCCTTCTTGGGACACAATGGTGCTGGGAAGACCACCACTAT GTCTATCTTAACTGGCCTATTGCCCCCTAGTTCAGGCACAGCGTACATCATGGGACGGGACATTTGCTCGGAAATGGACACCATCCGGAAGACTGTGGGCATGTGCCCTCAACACAACGTCCTTTTTGATAT CCTGACTGTAGAAGAGCACATCTGGTTTTATGGGCGTCTGAAAGGCCTCTCTGGGCAGCAGGTGGAAGGCGAGATGGAGCAGATAATACAGGATGTGGGGCTGCCCCATAAGCGACGGGAACAGACTAAACGTCTATCGG GAGGGATGCAGCGCAAGCTCTCAGTCGCCATCGCCTTTGTGGGGGGCTCCAAGGTGGTGATTTTGGATGAACCCACCGCGGGTGTTGATCCTTATTCACGCCGAGGCATCTGGGAATTACTGTTGAAGTACCGTGCAG GTCGAACGGTCATCCTCTCCACCCACTACATGGAGGAGGCAGACCTTCTGGGTGACCGGGTGGCCATCATCTCTCAGGGCCGGCTCTGCTGTTGTGGATCCTCACTCTTCCTGAAGACCAAGCTGGGCACCGGCTACTACCTGACCCTGGTGAAAAGAGAAGCTGACAGCGGCACCACGAATGGTGTGGTGCTTGCCAACGAAAAG GCTTGTAGCGATTCAGAAATGAGCTGCGATACAGGTCTGGGGAGCGAACAGAACAGCGAGGCCACTGCCCCAG ATGTGCACCAGCTAACATTGCTTATCCAGAGGTTGGTCCCCGGTTCTAAACTGGTAGAGGATATCGGGCAAGAGCTTCTCTATGTCCTGCCGTACAGTGGGGCCAAAGATGGCACTTTTGGGGAGCTTTTCCAAGAGCTGGATGCACGCCTGGCTGAACTTGGCATCTCGGGATATGGGATTTCGGACACCAGCTTGGAAGAG atcttcttgaAAGTGGCGGAGGACACCAATGTGGATGCCACAG GGGATCCAGAGGTGCCCCCTCAAGCGCCTAGGATGGCCACGCCAACCTCCACTTCCACCCTCAAGTCATTGAGCGAAGAGACGGATGTGGCCGATGCCGAATTGG CCAAAGGACATAAGAAAG aggaggcaaaggaaacGGATCTCTTGCGTGGCGTGAGCCCCCAGACCTCTTTCCGGTTGACTGGATGGTCCCTGATTTGGCAACAACTCCGCGCCCTCTTCACCAAAAGGCTCCTCTATGCGCAGCGGAGCAGACGGGGATTCTTTGCGCAA ATTGTGCTTCCAGCTGTCTTCGTTTGCATTGCCCTTTTCTTCAGCCTGATCGTCCCGCCATTTGGCAAGTATCCACCTTTGCGTCTCGAGCCCTGGATGTACGGACCTCAGTTTACCTTTTTCAG TGATGATTCTCCAGGGGACCCTGGCTCTGCCCATCTGCTAAAAGCTCTTCTGGATGACCCTGGTTTTGGTACCAAGTGCATGAAAGATAAAGCAGAACT GAAGGATCCGTGCCCACGGCCAGCTTCCCACACTGAGCAAAGCTTTGAGACGCCGGATGTCCCAGACTCGGTGATGGAGGTTTTCAAGAAGGGTAACTGGACTTTGGCCAACCCATCTCCGGAGTGTGTCTGCAGCTCTAGCGCTTCCCGAAAAATGCTGCCAGATTGTCCTGAAGCGGCTGGAGGATTGCCTCCACCTCAG ATGCAAAGGAACACTGGGGACATCCTCCACAACCTCACTGGCCGGAATATCTCTGACTACTTAGTGAAAACATATCCCAAAGTCATCCGCAAAGA gCTAAGAAACAAGAAGTGGGTCAATGAACAGTG GTATGGTGGCTTGTCTTTAGGTGTGCGCAAGTTGGAGGATCTCCCATCTTCCAAGGAGGTGGCCAATGCTATGAAGGAAATCCGCCAACTCTTTGCTGTACCAAAG GGGAGTTCACTTGACAGATTGCTGAGTAACCTGACAGGCTTTGTGGATGGATTGGAAACGCGTCAGAATCTGAAG GTCTGGTTCAACAACAAAGGTTGGCATGCCATGGTTTCTTTCGTCAACGTGGCAAGCAACGGTCTTCTGCGGGCCAGCCTGCCTGCTGGGGCAGAGCACTCACATTATGGCATCACCGCCATCAATCACCCGCTCAACTTGACCAAAGAGCAGCTGTCACAAGCAGCCAT AATGGCCACTTCCGTTGATGTGTTGGTCTCCATCTGTGTCATGTTCGCCATGTCCTTCGTCCCGGCAAGCTTTGTCCTCTTTTTGATCGAGGAACGGGTCACCAAGTCGAAGCACCTTCAGTTCGTCAGCGGGATGAAACCTATTGTTTACTGGCTGGGCAACTTCGCCTGGGATATG TGTAACTACCTTGTCCCTGCTATTCTGGTGGTGTTGATTTTCCTGTGCTTCCAGCAAAAATCATATGTTTCTGCGGCCAACCTACCATCTCtcattctgcttctgcttctttatGG CTGGTCCATAACCCCCCTGATGTATCCGGCCTCCTTCTTCTTCAGCATCCCAAGCACAGCCTACGTGGCCCTGACCTGCGTCAACCTTTTCATCGGCATCAACGGGAGCGTGGCCACCTTCGTCCTGGAGCTCTTCACTGACCAG ACATTGAACAGGGTGAACGTCGTCCTTAAAAAGGTGTTTCTCATATTCCCCCACTTCTGTCTCGGCCGCGGACTGATCGACATGGTCAAAAACCAAGCCATGGCTGACGCCTTTGAGCGATTCG GTGACCAAAAGTTTGTGTCTCCGCTAAGCTGGGAACTGGTTGGGAAGAACATATTTGCAATGGCCATTGAAGgtgtcttctttttctgctttacTATCCTGATGCAATACAAATTCTTCATCCATCTCCG GCTCTTTCCTGTCAAACTTCCTCCGTtggaaaaagaagatgaagacgTCGCCAAAGAAAGGCGGAGGATCACCAGTGGAGCCCCAAGAGGGGATATcttggtgctgcaagatctcacCAAG GTTTACCGGAGGAGTAAGAAGCCGGCTGTGGACCGTCTGTGCCTAGGAATCCCTGCTGGAGAG TGTTTTGGCCTCCTTGGCGTGAATGGGGCTGGGAAGACGTCGACGTTCAAAATGTTGACTGGAGACTCGGAGGTGACTTCGGGCAAAGCCTTCCTGAAAGGTTACAG TGTACTCAAAGACCTGCAGATGGTCCACCAAAACATGGGCTATTGCCCCCAGTTTGATGCCATCAACGATCTCTTGACGGGCCGCGAGCACTTGGCGTTCTACTGTCGCCTGCGCGGGGTCCCAGAGAATGAAATCCCTGGG GTGGTGAAATGGGGGTTGTCAACTCTTGGCTTAGTGCAGTACGCGGACAGACCGGCCGGTCGGTACAGCGGGGGCAACAAGCGCAAGTTGTCCACAGCCATCGCACTTATCGGAGCCCCGCCAATTATCTTCCTG GATGAGCCAACGACGGGGATGGATCCGCGGGCCAAACGTTTCTTGTGGAACTGCATCCTTGGTGTGATCAAGGATGGCAGATCTGTCGTACTCACATCCCACAG CATGGAAGAGTGCGAGGCACTATGCACCAGGATGGCCATTATGGTGAACGGACGTTTCCAATGTCTGGGCAGTGTACAACATTTGAAGAACAA GTTTGGAGACGGATACACCATTATCCTCCGGATCTCTGGGACCAACCCAGACACTGGTCCCGTGGAGAAATTCATCCAGGACTCCTTCCCTGGCATTGTACTTAAGGAGAAACACTACTGCACTCTCCAATATCAGCTGCCCTCTTGCAATTGCTCCCTGGCCAAGATCTTTGGCACCCTCTCAGCCCACCGGAGTGACTACCACATTGAAGACTACTCTGTCTCACAAACCACCCTTGACCAG GTGTTTGTCCACTTTGCCAAAGAACAAAGTGATGAGAATACCCCCGGAGACCTATCCGCCACAACACACCCGGAAGTCACCACCAGACCTTGgaggaaaatcctgggattcttgGAGGATAAAAACGTGCAAGAAACCAGGGTCTGA